The Methanobrevibacter sp. DNA window GGTAGTTAGGGAGTATTCAAAGTATGCTTCGTCTATTACAACCACTGCATCACATGGTCCTCCTTTGGATTTGCTTGTCTTATCCAAGATTACCCTTAAGTCATCTTGAGAGATTAATGCACCGGTTGGATTGTTTGGAGTGCATAAGAAGAGCATCTTTGTCTTTTCATTGATTGCATCAAGTACGGAATCCAAATCCAAAGTGTTTGTTTCCAGATTCCACTTTGCATAATTTGGGACAGCACCATATGGCTTAAATAAGAATTCATAATACATGTAAGAAGGTAAAGGAACTATAAACTCATCGCCAGGTTCTATAAATGTTTTTGCCAATGTGTCTAGAATTTCATCTGCCCCATCTCCGCCAACAATGATCTGTTCAGGCTTTACATTGGAGTATCTTGCAAACTCTTTTTTAAGTTCTTCCAAGTTGGATTCAGGGTATCTGTTGATGTTTGCAAGTTCCTTTTCAATCGCTTCCTTTACTTTTGGAGATGGTCCCCAAGGGTTTTCATTAGATCCCAATTTGATGATATCCTCTTTTTTCACTCCAAATTCCTGTGCAATTTCCTCTTTGGAT harbors:
- the hisC gene encoding histidinol-phosphate transaminase gives rise to the protein MKARKAVEELDPYVPGRSKEEIAQEFGVKKEDIIKLGSNENPWGPSPKVKEAIEKELANINRYPESNLEELKKEFARYSNVKPEQIIVGGDGADEILDTLAKTFIEPGDEFIVPLPSYMYYEFLFKPYGAVPNYAKWNLETNTLDLDSVLDAINEKTKMLFLCTPNNPTGALISQDDLRVILDKTSKSKGGPCDAVVVIDEAYFEYSLTTNVNLLDEYDNIFILRTMSKVMGLAGMRIGYGISSKEIIDYMHRIKPVFSLTKLSYVAALTTIKDTEYIEKSIKDGIESRDFLYDEISKMKSVKVYKSYSNFMLIDIHDTGYTAAEITREFMKRGMIVRDCTSFRGLDEYYFRISICTLEEDKKFLEVMREILNE